The Hordeum vulgare subsp. vulgare chromosome 7H, MorexV3_pseudomolecules_assembly, whole genome shotgun sequence DNA window TCCAAATCCCTGCGCGGGGCATGAGTGTACGAGTTGTGCAATGGCAAACTCGACCACATGTGCCTGAACCCCTACGCCCGCCGGGCATGAGGGCCGACCAGAACCGAACGACAAAAGCCCACTGGGCATAAGGGGGGCTTGCGAAGGTCTGATTCATTCACGATGTGTTAAAGCCCCACAACATCAGTGAGATCCTGCTGCAATCGCACAAGGATGGCGAGGCTATGATATCAATTTTGCCATCGCCCACTCAATTGTGAACGCTACAGTGTCCGGACCGCCAAACAACATGTCCTGCATTCATCAACCATATTATGCATGCAAACAATTATGTTGGTATTATATAGTTTTTTCTTCCAAAGTATAAGATGCATTGATTTTTTAGAAAGTCAAAGTTCTCTATGTTTAAGCAAGCTGGTAGAGAAAAAATATTGATATCCACTAGATCAAATTGGTATCATGAGCATTTAGATcattaaaatagtgatctaaacaaTCTTATATTCCTTTATGGAGGGAATATTTATTATCCTACTTAATTGGTATTGTAGACATTGATACCTTTTATATAAAGATCAAATATAAAAGTATTTGACTTTTAAAAGGAGGAAGTATACCAAGTGGCCGGCTTGGTAAGCTACcaacaaaaaattgaaaaaaaggaAGTATAAAAAATCGTAAACACGAAGGCTGATTATTGGCTATTACGGGATATTACGGAACTTTCTCTTAATACTCTCTACCCTTCCCCTGAATTTCATCGGGGTGCCTCCCCCCCTTATAATCCAATCAAAAACTGAcatatcaataacaaccccttttTTGCATGGTAATAACAGCCCGTTGAGGAAGTATATGTCAATCAAAAGGGGGAAAAAAGCGAATTTATTAGTAAGTTTTCTTTCTGAACCGGGTTTACACCCCTTTCCATTACTTATTAACGGAAATACATCAGTTCCAGAATTCACAGAACGGGAAAGAAAGTAACGCGGCTTCAACGCACTGCTCAGGAAACCTGGCGCATTCGCCCGCCATTGAAACGAATGCTACGGAGCGAAAACCTGGCAACACCATAATTCAAAACACAACCctattagagcatggttaatagtacagccagctgctggctatatgATGTTGACACGTCATCTATAGCCAAGCTTATAGCCCGCAAATACAATAGATAGATGTAAATAAGTACTATTTTATTAATACAAGGCCCACCATCATCTCTCACAAAATGTCTAGGAGCACGTGTTACAGCCGGCTGTTAGTTTGTAGcccgcttctcttctctctcttccaactcattagaaatatattattttaagtcTTACAGCCCGCCTACGTCatcctattgtacttgctcttacatGCCCAAAATGGCATAGCCCTCACGCAAAGCATAACAGAAGTCTCTGCATTCAATCGTATCAGATAAATGATACCGAACTGAACAAAGTCTTGGGACGATCGCAAAATGTTTGCGCTTTTCAACAGATCTTTGGATGAGGTCTTCTTCAGTACAACCCCCTCACTAAACGTATAAGGGCAGTATGGTCATTGCACGTTCTGTACCGTATCTGTCGCGCCGTCCGCCCGCCCGTCCGTCGTACATACGCCACGTCACCCACGCGTCGGCGGTTTGGTTGAAAAAAAAACCTAACTTCATCATGCCCGACTCCGCCACCGCGACGTCTCCACCGCCGTCCCCGGCGCCGACGTggctccaccccccccccccccccgcacgtcTCCGCCGACGCCGCGAGTCCAGCACACGTCGCCTCCACCGCCGACGTCTCGTCTCCGCCATCATCGGTACGCCGCCGCACACGTCTCCACCGGCGACGTGACCCTCTCCCTCCGCTTCGACGCCGGCGGTTGCAGTGACCGACGTGGCACCGACGTCGAACGATGTCGATCAACCCTTCGACGACGGACAGTAAGTTTTTTCATTTAATCCATACAATTTTTCACGATTTCATTGTACATTGATACAATACCTATTGAAAGGTTTATTAATAGATCAAGACAACACCGGATATGCTGGCGATGACTCTAGTAGTGATGATGAATCTTCGTTATTCAATGCAAATAAATCACTCGGACATAACTATATGAGTCAGGATGAATCATATAGTGGTAATGTAAGTGTTGTGTACGTTGACTATAAATAATGAAAATATAAGTTATTACATTAACACTTACAATTGCTATTGAATTTAAATAGGTGCATGCTattgatgacaatgacgattatGACAGCGATGATCAATCTTATGCTGAAAGTGGAACCCAGGTATGTTTTAAATATGTTGTTGTATTATTACTAACATACAAATTGTATTACCACTTACACTTCTGAATCTGCACAGAGAAATACCGATGGTGACGCTGAGACGAGAACCTtacatgatgacaatgatgagaatgatgacaataatgaggatgataacaatgatgaggatggtgataatgatgaggatgatgataatgatgaggatgatgacaatgCATCTAATGAAGGAAATATGAGC harbors:
- the LOC123412807 gene encoding phosphopantothenoylcysteine decarboxylase subunit VHS3-like isoform X2, whose product is MSINPSTTDNQDNTGYAGDDSSSDDESSLFNANKSLGHNYMSQDESYSGNVHAIDDNDDYDSDDQSYAESGTQRNTDGDAETRTLHDDNDENDDNNEDDNNDEDGDNDEDDDNDEDDDNASNEGNMSEGVLMVLMGTMNMLAILILTLTSAMMNISKRHWIGIGKSWPRHSGQKERRTCSITSTPKIVDSVSGGT
- the LOC123412807 gene encoding phosphopantothenoylcysteine decarboxylase subunit VHS3-like isoform X1, whose protein sequence is MSINPSTTDSLLIDQDNTGYAGDDSSSDDESSLFNANKSLGHNYMSQDESYSGNVHAIDDNDDYDSDDQSYAESGTQRNTDGDAETRTLHDDNDENDDNNEDDNNDEDGDNDEDDDNDEDDDNASNEGNMSEGVLMVLMGTMNMLAILILTLTSAMMNISKRHWIGIGKSWPRHSGQKERRTCSITSTPKIVDSVSGGT